Proteins from a single region of Lentisphaerota bacterium:
- a CDS encoding alpha/beta fold hydrolase, with amino-acid sequence MTGSLRTAARSGENRFRAALAAARLGVLLLGALPLRADSDWRAWEVARVRLHVARIELLERIDRNAYPYLYRDLSDASARENAAISDALRNLAGNAAPAPLPGVRIDAYVSPVDDSAQPFVRYLPPGWTSGKAAPLLVYLHGYSPDYDRFNLPFFPEDLTPVADRTGACIVAPFGRGNTDFQGIGEQDVLRVMDEMQARYGTDPRRVVLVGYSMGGLGAWCIAARHPERFNAVMVLAGRGDFYVWHNLQPDDLPPWQRRLVDAQFASAWVHRLKTTPILAVHGQNDSLVSWVQGRAIFDTVAPHNPNARFIADPVGDHGAPLEMLTNAVGTAWLEGNLTVTNACGSVSGVRTGETGSRLQNALQQPFVLVGGTDSLSDVEAQRRLDACADEWLRFAHGKPRAVLEPLLIAREADALNLFVLGEPESSPLIRRIFERNGVSCTAETFRIGGRVFPRAGQGLWFTAASPFNTNRTAVVQCGIPWGAALPDNHRYDRIPDVMVYTPEADFYGANLAVAAGFVGADGAIAWSEPPTTPAIKPKPVRLDCDETE; translated from the coding sequence ATGACCGGCAGCCTCAGGACTGCGGCCCGCTCAGGCGAGAACCGTTTCCGCGCCGCCCTCGCGGCGGCGCGCCTGGGCGTGCTGTTGCTGGGGGCCTTGCCGCTCCGAGCCGATTCAGACTGGCGCGCATGGGAGGTGGCGCGAGTCCGCCTCCATGTTGCCCGGATCGAGCTGCTGGAGCGCATCGACCGCAACGCCTACCCCTACCTCTACCGCGACTTGTCGGACGCGAGCGCCCGGGAAAATGCCGCCATCAGCGACGCGCTCCGCAATCTGGCCGGGAACGCCGCTCCCGCGCCGCTCCCGGGTGTCCGGATCGATGCCTATGTCAGTCCGGTTGACGATTCGGCCCAGCCGTTCGTTCGCTACCTGCCCCCGGGCTGGACGTCGGGGAAGGCCGCGCCGCTGCTGGTCTATCTGCACGGCTATTCCCCGGATTATGACCGTTTCAACCTTCCCTTTTTCCCCGAAGACCTGACCCCTGTCGCGGATCGGACCGGCGCCTGCATCGTGGCCCCCTTCGGGCGGGGAAACACCGATTTTCAGGGGATCGGCGAGCAGGATGTGCTCCGGGTGATGGACGAGATGCAGGCGCGTTATGGCACCGATCCCCGTCGCGTCGTCCTGGTCGGCTATTCGATGGGCGGATTGGGCGCGTGGTGCATCGCCGCCCGCCATCCCGAACGGTTCAATGCGGTGATGGTGCTCGCCGGTCGCGGTGATTTCTACGTCTGGCACAACCTGCAGCCCGACGATCTGCCGCCCTGGCAGCGCCGGCTGGTCGATGCCCAGTTCGCCTCCGCATGGGTGCATCGGTTGAAAACAACGCCCATTCTCGCGGTTCATGGCCAGAATGACAGCTTGGTCAGCTGGGTCCAGGGCCGGGCGATCTTTGACACGGTCGCGCCGCACAACCCCAATGCCCGCTTTATTGCCGATCCAGTGGGTGACCATGGCGCGCCGCTGGAGATGCTGACAAACGCCGTCGGCACCGCCTGGCTGGAGGGCAACCTCACGGTCACCAACGCCTGCGGCTCGGTGTCTGGCGTGCGCACGGGCGAAACGGGCAGCCGTTTGCAGAACGCATTGCAGCAACCCTTTGTCCTGGTCGGCGGAACCGATAGCCTGAGCGATGTTGAGGCGCAGCGCCGCCTGGATGCATGCGCCGATGAATGGCTGCGTTTCGCCCATGGCAAACCCCGCGCCGTCTTGGAACCGCTCCTGATCGCCCGGGAGGCAGACGCGCTGAATCTCTTTGTCTTGGGCGAGCCCGAGTCGAGTCCGTTGATCCGCCGCATCTTCGAGCGGAACGGTGTTTCCTGCACAGCCGAAACCTTCCGCATCGGCGGGCGCGTCTTTCCCCGCGCGGGCCAGGGTCTCTGGTTTACCGCCGCAAGCCCGTTCAACACCAACCGCACGGCGGTGGTACAGTGCGGCATTCCGTGGGGCGCGGCCCTCCCCGACAACCATCGCTATGACCGGATCCCCGATGTGATGGTCTATACCCCCGAAGCGGACTTTTATGGCGCCAATCTGGCGGTCGCCGCAGGCTTTGTCGGCGCGGATGGCGCCATCGCATGGTCCGAGCCCCCCACAACCCCTGCGATCAAACCGAAGCCTGTGCGGCTCGATTGTGACGAGACGGAGTGA
- a CDS encoding Neelaredoxin has product MNKLGELVKTADWKSEKHVPVIDAPATVKAGELFNVSVVVGKEIAHPNTTEHHIAWIALHFIPDGAKVSYEIGRFEFSAHGQSAAGPNLGPIHTDGSVVARVKITVSGTLCTTAYCNIHGLWESDKAIVVQ; this is encoded by the coding sequence ATGAACAAGCTGGGCGAACTGGTCAAGACGGCCGATTGGAAGAGCGAGAAGCACGTTCCGGTGATTGACGCCCCCGCAACGGTGAAAGCGGGCGAACTGTTCAATGTCTCCGTGGTGGTGGGTAAGGAAATCGCGCACCCCAACACGACGGAGCATCATATCGCGTGGATCGCGCTCCATTTCATCCCCGACGGCGCCAAGGTGTCGTATGAGATCGGGCGGTTTGAATTCAGCGCGCATGGGCAGTCGGCTGCCGGCCCCAATCTGGGACCGATCCATACCGACGGCAGCGTCGTCGCGCGGGTCAAGATCACCGTGTCCGGCACGCTCTGCACCACCGCCTACTGCAATATCCACGGGCTGTGGGAGTCGGACAAGGCCATCGTCGTCCAATGA
- the speA gene encoding biosynthetic arginine decarboxylase, whose amino-acid sequence MSTNVADALEGWNSVRSAELYSVAAWGNGYFSVTPDGFAAVRLRNSSGEVSVKLYDVVQGLTERGLTCPLLLRFSDLLGDRIRILNESFAKAIADYGYKGCYRGVYPIKVNQQQQAVSDVTTFGRPWHHGLEAGSKAELCAALAFMRDPEAYIICNGYKDTEFIDLALSSLKMGLQTILVLETPGELDLIRERAAALEVRPRIGVRVKLSARVGGKWAESGGDRSVFGLSPSQVIEVVDALRSHDMLDCLEMLHYHLGSQVPNIRDIRASIAEAARFYVGLVAEGARMGILDIGGGLAIDYDGSHTNFPSSANYDIQEYCADVVEGAMHACNEASIPHPTLISESGRALVGYYSVLLINVIDTARFEVPELPQTLPEVIPEPLANLLEVARSLRAKNLQEYFHDAVFYRDEIHSAFQHGDISLRTRALADQIFWHILTRIAAEVRKMKSVPQELRGLEAALADIYYCNFSVFQSVPDAWAVDQLFPIMPIHRLREKPTRLGFISDITCDCDGKIDAFIDPHDVKSALPLHAVARGEEYLLGIFLVGAYQETLGDLHNLFGDTNVVSIRVDEDGEIEYTQELRGDSVGDVLSYVEYNPGTLMEQFRALAEDAVKQKKISPADRRTILTAYENSLRGYTYFES is encoded by the coding sequence ATGTCAACGAATGTAGCCGACGCGCTTGAGGGGTGGAACAGTGTCCGGAGCGCCGAATTGTATTCGGTGGCAGCCTGGGGCAATGGCTATTTCAGTGTCACGCCCGACGGCTTTGCCGCCGTTCGTCTACGGAACTCCTCCGGCGAGGTATCGGTCAAGCTCTATGACGTCGTGCAAGGGCTCACGGAGCGCGGCCTCACCTGCCCCTTGCTGCTCCGCTTTTCCGACCTGCTGGGAGACCGCATCCGCATCCTGAACGAGTCGTTTGCCAAAGCCATCGCCGACTACGGCTACAAGGGCTGTTACCGCGGCGTCTATCCGATCAAGGTCAACCAGCAGCAGCAGGCCGTCTCGGACGTGACAACCTTCGGACGCCCTTGGCATCACGGCCTCGAGGCGGGATCGAAGGCCGAGTTGTGCGCCGCGCTGGCCTTCATGCGCGACCCCGAGGCCTATATCATCTGCAACGGGTACAAGGACACCGAATTCATTGACCTGGCCCTTTCCTCGCTCAAGATGGGGCTCCAGACGATCCTTGTCCTCGAAACCCCCGGCGAGTTGGACCTGATCCGCGAACGAGCCGCCGCACTCGAAGTCCGCCCCCGCATCGGCGTACGCGTCAAGCTTTCGGCCCGCGTCGGCGGCAAGTGGGCCGAGTCGGGTGGCGACCGCTCGGTCTTCGGCCTGAGTCCCTCCCAGGTGATCGAGGTGGTCGACGCCCTCCGCAGCCACGACATGCTCGACTGCCTCGAAATGCTCCATTACCATCTCGGCTCACAGGTGCCCAACATCCGCGACATCCGAGCCTCCATCGCCGAGGCTGCCCGGTTCTACGTCGGACTGGTTGCCGAGGGTGCCCGGATGGGCATCCTCGACATCGGCGGCGGCCTGGCGATCGACTACGACGGCTCGCACACCAACTTCCCCTCATCGGCCAATTACGACATCCAGGAATATTGCGCCGATGTGGTCGAGGGGGCGATGCACGCCTGCAACGAGGCCAGCATCCCCCACCCCACCCTGATCTCCGAATCGGGGCGCGCGCTGGTCGGCTATTACTCCGTCCTGTTGATCAATGTGATCGACACCGCCCGATTCGAAGTTCCCGAACTGCCCCAGACCCTTCCCGAGGTGATACCCGAACCCTTGGCCAACCTCCTCGAGGTCGCCCGCTCGCTTCGCGCCAAGAACCTGCAGGAGTACTTCCACGACGCCGTCTTCTATCGTGACGAGATTCACTCGGCCTTCCAGCACGGCGACATCTCCCTGCGCACCCGCGCCCTCGCCGACCAGATCTTCTGGCACATCCTCACGCGCATCGCGGCGGAAGTGCGGAAGATGAAGTCTGTGCCGCAGGAATTGCGCGGTCTCGAGGCGGCGCTGGCCGACATCTATTACTGCAACTTTTCCGTGTTCCAGTCGGTGCCCGACGCCTGGGCCGTGGATCAACTCTTCCCCATCATGCCGATCCATCGCCTGCGCGAGAAACCCACACGCCTCGGATTCATCTCCGACATCACCTGCGACTGCGACGGCAAAATCGACGCCTTTATCGACCCGCACGACGTCAAATCCGCCCTCCCCCTCCACGCCGTCGCCCGCGGCGAGGAGTACCTTCTGGGCATCTTCCTCGTCGGGGCGTATCAAGAGACCCTCGGCGACCTCCACAACCTCTTTGGCGACACCAACGTCGTCTCCATCCGCGTCGACGAGGACGGCGAGATCGAATACACCCAGGAGCTTCGCGGCGATTCCGTCGGTGATGTCCTCTCCTACGTCGAATACAACCCCGGCACGCTGATGGAGCAATTCCGCGCCCTGGCCGAGGATGCGGTCAAGCAGAAGAAAATCTCGCCCGCCGACCGCCGCACCATCCTCACCGCCTACGAAAACTCGCTCCGCGGCTACACCTACTTCGAAAGCTGA